AAAATAAATATATCTCAACAGTAAAAAAACTACCAAATATGGTAGTTTACTTTATGAAACGTATTTGTAAATTTAAATTTATAAAATAATCGTTATTGATTTTATAAACTTTAGCAAAGTCATGCCTGCTTGCACTCGCTCTTTCAAATCTTGTATTATTTAATAAATAATCTTCAAACTCATTTCTATTATATAAATGATAACAAAGAACATCACCGTCCTCTTTTACCACAATATATCCACCTGTTGCATTTGCCTTTCCCGTCCAAACAGTACCGGGAAGCATACCTAATGCAGATTCAGTTATAAATTTTTTAAATTTATAACTATAAAAAGGATGGTTTTCAGATAAATCAAAATTTAACGGATTTTCTTCTATAATTTTATCCAATAATATTTTAATATTGCTTACTCCCGTAGAATAATATTCTAATAGCATATTTGAAATGATATTTGGCAACATTGTATCAATTAAAATGAGATTATTTTTAAAATTTTTACCAGAAATATCGAAATGTGTTAATTTTATATCTTTCGATAAAATATAACTTAATCTTTCGCCGATTGCTGTTTCGACTTTCTCTCCTTTTTTAGTTTTCTTTATATGTACCATAGAGTTCACTTTATTCATATCATCATCAGTAAAATTGCCATTTAATTTATAAATAAAATTAGTATTTTTACCTGCATTAAGAAGAGTCGATGGTTTACCCAATCTTGACTTTATACTAAACCCCAAAGTCGGATCAATTCCTGTATGAAAATCATGAACTTTTAAAGTTATATCGGATTTATCTTTAGACGGTGCTTTTAATTTAAAGCAATTAATTTTATTCAAAAAATCAGTAATTTCAGGTACTTCAAATGCTCCCGCAGTTTTTTGATTAATTATTTTATTAAGTAAAAGGTTTGCTTTTTTATCAAACTCAGACATTTGCAATGTAATTAAATGATTATCATTACCATCAACTATTTCTATATCTTTTTCATTTTCCGATACGATAAAATTTAAAACACCTTTTTTTTCATGTCTTATAATTTTTATAATATCATAAAAAACATCTTCCAATCGATTTAATTCACTATCTGCACCGTATAGCCTTCCTTTTGACAATAAATACAAAAACGTATATACTTCAGACCATTCACCTTTATTACCGCTATTTTTATCAGTCATATTTTAATAATACCTCTTTTATTTTCTTTGCTATCTCTTCTATTACGGGAACAGTTACGCTGTTTCCAAGCTGTTTATATAAATGAACATCAGCCAAAGGGAGTTTAAAAGACTCAGGAAAACCCTGAAGTCTTGCCCATTCTCGGGGTGTCATCTTTCTTATTCCCTCTTTGTTTATTTCTCCTTTTATATGAGTTACGGGAATTAAATTTTTTTGTCTGAAATCAATAAGTAAATTTCGTTCTCTACCCATACCTCCGCAAACAATTGCCCCCGCAATTCCTTCAATATCCCTTATTTCATACCCGAAACCATTTCCTTTTGCTTCATGACGAGCTTTATGTTTTCTAAGCGTTTCCAAGTAAACGTCACTTAAATAATACTTTGGTGACACCGGTTTTTCTTCCATTATATCTTTTATTTTTTTATTTTCATCTATGGGTGTAGGAAAAATAAAATCCTTTGGTGCAATATCATTTCTAAAAGCAACTATATAAATTCTTTCTCTATTTTGAGGGACTCCAAAATTTCTACTGTTAAGTATTTCATAAAAAACACTATATCCCAACTTTTTAAAAGTACTACATATTACCTTAAAAGTTCTTCCTCTATCATGATTTACTAATCCTTTTACATTTTCACAAAAAATCACTTTCGGTTTATGATATTCGCAAATTCTGGCTACATCAAGGAAAAGGGTACCGCGACATGTACCTTTATAATCATCATCAAATCCTTTACGTTTACCAGCCAAGCTAAAAGCTTGACAAGGAAAACCCGCAAGACATATATCAAAATTAGGAATTGAAGTTTCATCAATCTCTGTAATATCTCCCGCAATTTCAAAATCATCATTAAAATTTTCCATATATGTTTTTTTTGCGTATTTATCCCATTCAGAAACAAAAACCGTTTCAATATTATCTTTAAATACATTCTCAAATCCCAGTCTTATTCCGCCGATACCCGCAAATAAGTCTATTGATCTAATTTTACTTTTTACCATTTCTAACTGTCCGTTCTATAATATCTGCACACTTATTCAAGTTATTTTTTATTTCTTTACCCCAAAATCTTAAAACAATCCAACCATGTTCTTCCAAATGTTTAGTAACCTCAATATCTCTTTCTATGTTTCTCTCAATTTTTGGAATCCAGAAATCTTGATTACTTTTAAAATCTCTTTTACGATTTTCCCAATCAAACCCATGCCAAAATTCACTGTCACAAAAAACAGCTATTTTTTTGCCTTTAAAAACTATATCAGGTTTACCGAATATATCTTTAACATTTTTTTGATATCTAAGCCCTCGAGACCATAACTCTTTTCTTAAAATTAATTCTATTTTAGAGTCTTTATTTTTGACTCTGGACATATTATAATGAATTTGTTCCTTTGTCTTTTTCATAAAATTCTCCAAATTTAAATATAAAAGTATAGTCTATTTTAACATATAACTACTTATAACAAACAAAAAATGTTGTAAATTTAAAAATTTATTTTTATTTTACAAGCATAAATTTATAACTTTCATTTTCTCACAAACCAAAACACACTCCGAAAGCAACTTTCCTTGAACTAAATACTTTTCTTTTATTTTAAAACCATTATCCTCAATAAAATTCATATACTCTTGAGATTTCCATTTATGAAAAGTCTTAAAACCTGCTTTCTCCATAAACCATAAACGAATTTTATTTACTTTTCCGTCATATACAAACGTAGGTGCTATTAAAAGACCGTCAGTCTTTAATACACGTTTGATTTCATCAAGTGCCTTATTTGGATTTGGCATTATATGCAGAGCATTGGCGATAAGTACGACATCAAAAACGTCATCTTTATAACCAAGAGCCGTCGCATCCTGAACTTCATAAATGACATTTTGATTATTAAGGCGCTTTTCTGTTTCAAAAACCATTTTCTCAGAAAAATCCGTAGCAGTCCAGCTATCTGTTTCATCAGAAAGCAAACGCGTAAGCTGTCCCGTCCCGCATGCCAACTCGAGAACACGTTGTTCTTTATAAAAAAAAGGTTTTATTTTTTCATAAATAGTTTTATATAATTCTTCGTTTCCTTTTTCCTGAAAATATGTATAGAGTTTCGCTGTCCTTTCCCAAAACTTCTTGTTTGATTTATCAGCCATAAAGCAAAATACCTACCTAATTATTGATTTCTTTAATCTTCTATCGAATATAATAATAAATTTATATTATTATATTTATATCTGACTCCTAAAGTATAATCAGAACAATACACAAAAAATGATTTTATAAAAATAAGTAAGATTATTTTTATGAACACTATATATAAATATAAAAATCGCTCTGATTTATATAAGATATTTACTATCATACTTTAAAGCTCAATATAAAAAACACTATCCTTAAAAGATTTAGGTATATAAATAACGATTCACATTATATAACGTAAAAAGTTAACTGTTCAAATACTCACTGCTTCCGTAACCTAAGATGAGCATAAAAATATTACTTAAAAAAATCAGTCCCAAAGTAAAACCTATACCTTTCCCAAAAGACCTGGCAAGTCCCATACACATTAATATATAAACCGCAATATTTACAAAAGGTATCATAAGAAGTATAAAATACCAACCCGAACCCATGCTTATTTTATATAGAATATAAGTATTATATAAAGGTATCAAAGCTTTCCATCCCGCTTCCCCCGCTTTTTCGAATATCCTCCACCATGCAATTATAAGTAAAACAGTTATTATAAAAAGTCCGCTGATATAAGGTGAATCAAAGTAAAAATCCATAACAATCCCTCTTTTCATTTTATATAAATATATTACGACACTTTTATTAATTATAACTTAGATTAAAATTAAAATTACATATAAATAAACATTTCTGATACGAATAATTTTATATATTAAAAATCAAAATCAAAAATATTATATAAATTTTCAGCTTTTTATCAAATAAAATATACCAATCTTGAAACTATCTTCTAATTATTCATATTTTAAAATAAGCGACCATACTCACTATATAATAAAAAATCATTATAACAAAAAAAGCCCCTATAAGGAGCTTTTTTATATTCATATTAGTCACGATAAACCATAATGACTTTTGGATTATTTTAATACGAATGATTTTCCGGTCATATCTTCCGGCTGTTTTACGTCCATTAAATCAAGTACCGTAGGAGATACATCACATAAAGCTGCTTCTTCAACTACGCCTTTGATTAATTTACTTTCAACTATACACTTAACTTTATTTGTAGTATGAGCTGTAAATGGTTTTCCGTCTTCAGACATAAGTTCCGCATTACCATGGTCAGCTGTGATAATAATGCTGTAGTCGTTATTAACAGCAGCACTTTCAACTTCGCCTACACATTCATCAACCGCTTCAACAGCAGCTTTTGCAGCTTCAAATACGCCTGTGTGACCTACCATGTCACAGTTAGCAAAGTTTACTGCGATAAAATCATAATCTTTATTGTTTATAGCATCAACAAGCTTGTCTTTTACTTCATAAGCACTCATTTCCGGTTTTAAATCGTAAGTAGCTACTTTAGGAGACGGAACGAGTATCCTGTCTTCCCCTTTGTATTCTTTTTCGATACCGCCGTTGAAGAAATAAGTCACATGAGCATATTTTTCAGTTTCGGCGATCCTTAGCTGAGTATATCCGTTATCGCTTAAATATTCACCCAAAGTATTTGTTATGACTTGAGGTTTGAATGCGATAAGTACATTTTTAAAGCTTGCGTCATAATTTGTAAATGTCACAAATGTCAAATTCAAGTCTTCTTCCCTGTCAAATCCGTCAAAATCAGCTTCTACAAGAGCTCTTGTGATTTGTCTTGCTCTGTCGGGTCTGAAGTTAAAGAATATTACGCTGTCATTCTTAGATATCTTAGCGCCTTCACCAACGATTGTAGGAAGAACGAATTCGTCTGTGGTATCGGCGTCATAAGAAGCCTGCATAGCATCAGCAGCACTGTCTGCTTTTTCTCCGATACCATAAACCAAAGCATCATATGCTTTTTTTGTTCTTTCCCATCTAGTATCTCTGTCCATTGCGTAGTATCTTCCCGATACCGTAGCGATTTTACCTACACCTATTTCCTTGATTTTTTCTTCAAGTTCTTCGATATATCCTTTACCGCTCTTTGGAGGAGTATCTCTTCCGTCCATGTAGCAGTGAACATATACTTCTTTAAGTCCTTGTTTTTTAGCAAGTTCCAGCAAAGCATATAAATGTTCGTTTGAAGAATGGACTCCGCCGTCTGATACAAGGCCCATCAAATGAAGAGCCGAGTTATTCTTCTTAACATTTTCGACAGCTTTCAAGAATTCTTCGTTAGTAAAGAAATCTCCGTCCTGGATTGATTTTGTGATCCTTGTAAGTTCCTGATATACGACTCTTCCAGCACCTAAGTTTAAATGACCTACTTCACTGTTACCCATTTGTCCTTGAGGTAAACCAACACTTAAACCGCTGCAGTTTAAGAATAAGTGAGGATTGTTTTCCCATAGTTTATCTAAATTCGGTGTTGAAGCACTATATACTGCATTACCTTCATGACTTTCAGAATAGCCATAGCCGTCTAATATCATTAATAATACTTTATTCATGTTCCACCTATTAAGCTTCTTTAAAATTTACTAAAGTAACAAAATCAGCTTTCAAGCTTGCTCCGCCAACTAAAGCACCGTCGATGTCGCTCATTGACATCAATGCTTTTACATTACCAGCATTAACGCTTCCGCCGTAAAGGATTCTCATTGCATCGGCAACTTCTTCGCCAAGAAGTTCTTTAACAAGTTTTCTGATGTATCCGCAAGCTTCGTTTGCTTGTTCGTCAGTAGCTGTTTTGCCTGTTCCGATAGCCCATACAGGTTCGTATGCAAGGATTATTTTCTTAGCGTCTTCTTTAGAGATACCTTCAAGCATTTTTGTAGTTTGTTCTTTTAATACGTCAAAAGCTTTTCCGCTTTCTCTTTCTTCTAAAGTTTCTCCGACACAAGGGATTGGTATCAAACCTTTTTCCAAAGCTTTTTTAGTCTTTAAGTTTACGCCTTCATCGGTTTCGTTGAAGTATTGTCTTCTTTCACTGTGACCGATGATTACATATTTACAGCCTGCTTCTATTATCATATCTGCTGTTACTTCGCCTGTGTAAGCACCGCTTTCTTCGAAGTACATATTTTGTGCACCGATACCAACATTAGTGCCTTTTACAGCTTCCACAGCCGCAGGGATAGTCATATAAGTCGGACAAATAACCACTTCAGGGTCTGCCACATTGATTTTATCTAAAAATTCATTAAAAAATTCTTTTGCTTCAGCAGCTGTTTTATTCATTTTCCAGTTGCCGGCTATTACTTTTGTTCTTGCCATTTATACTCTCCTTTTACTTATCTGTAATGTTTATTTATCGTTTGCTGCAACTACACCCGGAAGGTCTTTTCCTTCAAGGAATTCAAGACTTGCACCGCCGCCTGTAGAGATATGAGTCATCTTATCTCCGAAACCAAGTTGGTTAACGGCTGCTGCAGAGTCTCCGCCGCCGATGATAGTTGTAGCGTCTGTTTCAGCTAAAGCTTCTGCTACAGAGATCGTACCTTTTGCAAGTATCGGATTTTCGAATACGCCCATAGGTCCGTTCCAAACTACTGTCTTAGCTGATTTTACTGCGTCAGCAAATAATTTTGCAGTTTCGGTTCCGATATCAAGTCCCATCATATCAGCAGGGATTGCATCTGAAGATACTACTTTTATTTCGATTTCAGCATCGATTGGGTTTGGGAAATCCTTTGTTATTGTAGTATCTATAGGAAGTAAAAGTTTTTTACCAAGCTTTTC
This region of Anaerofustis stercorihominis DSM 17244 genomic DNA includes:
- the tpiA gene encoding triose-phosphate isomerase is translated as MARTKVIAGNWKMNKTAAEAKEFFNEFLDKINVADPEVVICPTYMTIPAAVEAVKGTNVGIGAQNMYFEESGAYTGEVTADMIIEAGCKYVIIGHSERRQYFNETDEGVNLKTKKALEKGLIPIPCVGETLEERESGKAFDVLKEQTTKMLEGISKEDAKKIILAYEPVWAIGTGKTATDEQANEACGYIRKLVKELLGEEVADAMRILYGGSVNAGNVKALMSMSDIDGALVGGASLKADFVTLVNFKEA
- a CDS encoding very short patch repair endonuclease, producing MKKTKEQIHYNMSRVKNKDSKIELILRKELWSRGLRYQKNVKDIFGKPDIVFKGKKIAVFCDSEFWHGFDWENRKRDFKSNQDFWIPKIERNIERDIEVTKHLEEHGWIVLRFWGKEIKNNLNKCADIIERTVRNGKK
- a CDS encoding DNA cytosine methyltransferase, with amino-acid sequence MVKSKIRSIDLFAGIGGIRLGFENVFKDNIETVFVSEWDKYAKKTYMENFNDDFEIAGDITEIDETSIPNFDICLAGFPCQAFSLAGKRKGFDDDYKGTCRGTLFLDVARICEYHKPKVIFCENVKGLVNHDRGRTFKVICSTFKKLGYSVFYEILNSRNFGVPQNRERIYIVAFRNDIAPKDFIFPTPIDENKKIKDIMEEKPVSPKYYLSDVYLETLRKHKARHEAKGNGFGYEIRDIEGIAGAIVCGGMGRERNLLIDFRQKNLIPVTHIKGEINKEGIRKMTPREWARLQGFPESFKLPLADVHLYKQLGNSVTVPVIEEIAKKIKEVLLKYD
- a CDS encoding HpaII family restriction endonuclease; translated protein: MTDKNSGNKGEWSEVYTFLYLLSKGRLYGADSELNRLEDVFYDIIKIIRHEKKGVLNFIVSENEKDIEIVDGNDNHLITLQMSEFDKKANLLLNKIINQKTAGAFEVPEITDFLNKINCFKLKAPSKDKSDITLKVHDFHTGIDPTLGFSIKSRLGKPSTLLNAGKNTNFIYKLNGNFTDDDMNKVNSMVHIKKTKKGEKVETAIGERLSYILSKDIKLTHFDISGKNFKNNLILIDTMLPNIISNMLLEYYSTGVSNIKILLDKIIEENPLNFDLSENHPFYSYKFKKFITESALGMLPGTVWTGKANATGGYIVVKEDGDVLCYHLYNRNEFEDYLLNNTRFERASASRHDFAKVYKINNDYFINLNLQIRFIK
- a CDS encoding DUF5684 domain-containing protein; the encoded protein is MDFYFDSPYISGLFIITVLLIIAWWRIFEKAGEAGWKALIPLYNTYILYKISMGSGWYFILLMIPFVNIAVYILMCMGLARSFGKGIGFTLGLIFLSNIFMLILGYGSSEYLNS
- the gpmI gene encoding 2,3-bisphosphoglycerate-independent phosphoglycerate mutase — encoded protein: MNKVLLMILDGYGYSESHEGNAVYSASTPNLDKLWENNPHLFLNCSGLSVGLPQGQMGNSEVGHLNLGAGRVVYQELTRITKSIQDGDFFTNEEFLKAVENVKKNNSALHLMGLVSDGGVHSSNEHLYALLELAKKQGLKEVYVHCYMDGRDTPPKSGKGYIEELEEKIKEIGVGKIATVSGRYYAMDRDTRWERTKKAYDALVYGIGEKADSAADAMQASYDADTTDEFVLPTIVGEGAKISKNDSVIFFNFRPDRARQITRALVEADFDGFDREEDLNLTFVTFTNYDASFKNVLIAFKPQVITNTLGEYLSDNGYTQLRIAETEKYAHVTYFFNGGIEKEYKGEDRILVPSPKVATYDLKPEMSAYEVKDKLVDAINNKDYDFIAVNFANCDMVGHTGVFEAAKAAVEAVDECVGEVESAAVNNDYSIIITADHGNAELMSEDGKPFTAHTTNKVKCIVESKLIKGVVEEAALCDVSPTVLDLMDVKQPEDMTGKSFVLK
- a CDS encoding class I SAM-dependent methyltransferase, producing the protein MADKSNKKFWERTAKLYTYFQEKGNEELYKTIYEKIKPFFYKEQRVLELACGTGQLTRLLSDETDSWTATDFSEKMVFETEKRLNNQNVIYEVQDATALGYKDDVFDVVLIANALHIMPNPNKALDEIKRVLKTDGLLIAPTFVYDGKVNKIRLWFMEKAGFKTFHKWKSQEYMNFIEDNGFKIKEKYLVQGKLLSECVLVCEKMKVINLCL